The Rhododendron vialii isolate Sample 1 chromosome 8a, ASM3025357v1 genome has a window encoding:
- the LOC131298053 gene encoding DNA ligase 6 isoform X1, producing the protein MTSSLSSAIRQQQQPSMSTSQTVTLDSSTLFLTSHTTLSLQSPPLSFSLLSTHSPLPPLPSDFPQSKLIPRTRFIVDGFRSSGDHSVSYFLSHFHSDHYAGLNANWSKGIIFCSHTTARLLIEVLKISSLFVVPLSLSEPVLIDGCEASLIDANHCPGAVQFLFRIPGSGGGKSETYVHTGDFRYCDSMKLELGLTEFVGCDAVFLDTTYCDPKFLFPSQEESIEYIVSMIERFGVENEGSVKSVLFLVATYVIGKERILLEIARRCKRKILVDSRKLAILRVLGLRKDDAFTEEESESDVHVVGWNVLGETWPYFRPNFVKVKEIMNERGYSKVVGFVPTGWTYEVKRNKFAVRTKDEFEIHLVPYSEHSNYDELREYVRFLKPKRVIPTVGADVEKLDSKHADSMRKHFAGLVDEMAIKQEFLMGFHRCTQGTDGMVEKDSTIGQNKMDQFKEVQSPQFKPQDENDQRIVLDSLPFGREPVAQDIALLSDSEKEELIQQLRDCLPTWVTELQMIDLLSSSGGNIVDAVSNFYERELEFHNQIIPCASADCTLQTSPLNKSVSPAKPCFVNNPLGNVVASLDKKLKSPSTRNLTKSSNSTGKKRRNVDNKPNKKARSNSSLESTTQKQSTITSFFTKRGPCVSQCSGVETLLEESPNDKNMMPSDPIKSYKEELDQFIQIIHGSESLRSYAADILEETKGDINMALDKYYSNPPEPYLCENENRLVDVGRSVRDGPSHSNCSSHMEKVPSDSEALENMENLSVPILSPENAATTPVSLPAEQYSPVEHACWRHGKPAPYIHLARTFDLVEGEKGKIKATSMLCNMFRSLLALSPEDVLPAVYLCTNKIAPDHENKELNIGGSIVVAALEEACGTKRSKIKELYDSLGDLGDVAQLCRQTQSLLAPPPPLSIQGVFSVLWKISEQTGSRSTARKKSLIVSLMRSCREKEMKFLVRTLVRNLRIGAMMRTVLPALAQAVVMNASLHERTVENLKEQLQCLSAAMIESYNILPNLDLLVPCLLEKGIAFSSVTLRMVPGIPIKPMLAKITNGIPQVLKNFQNKAFTCEYKYDGQRAQIHRLADGSVRVFSRNGDETTARFPDLVNIIQESCGPAAATFIVDAEVVAVDRKNGHKILSFQELSSRERGSKDSLITVDSIKVDICVLVFDIMFANGEQLLSFPLRQRRKYFKDLFGSEKLGYFEYAKETTIEADDASLSSESTQMKMKSFLDDALSSSCEGIMVKSLDVDAGYSPSKRSDSWLKVKRDYVEGLGDSLDLVPIGAWHGNGRKAGWYSPFLVACYEPDTQEFQSVCRVMSGFSDSFYVEMKEFFSGDKMLSRKPLYYQTAEVPDMWFSPELVWEIRGADFTVSPVHKAAIGLVHPSRGISIRFPRFVRSVSDRKPEECSTSTDIADMFHSQTRKMDVSTEG; encoded by the exons ATGACCTCATCACTTTCCTCCGCCATCCGTCAACAACAACAGCCATCCATGTCCACCTCCCAAACCGTAACCCTAGACTCCTCCACCCTCTTCCTCACCTCTCACACTACTCTCTCCCTACAATCCCCAcccctctccttctctctcctctccacgCACTCCCCTCTCCCCCCCCTCCCGTCCGACTTCCCCCAATCAAAGCTCATCCCCAGAACCCGGTTCATCGTCGACGGCTTCCGCTCCTCCGGCGACCACTCCGTCTCGTACTTCCTCTCCCACTTCCACTCCGACCACTACGCCGGCCTCAACGCTAACTGGTCCAAAGGCATCATCTTTTGCTCCCACACCACCGCCCGCCTCCTCATCGAGGTACTCAAAATATCATCTTTGTTTGTGGTTCCATTGTCTTTGTCTGAGCCTGTTTTGATTGATGGGTGTGAGGCGTCGTTGATCGATGCCAATCACTGTCCCGGCGCGGTTCAGTTTCTGTTCCGAATCCccggtagtggtggtggcaaGAGTGAGACGTATGTGCATACGGGTGATTTTCGTTATTGTGATTCGATGAAGTTAGAGCTCGGTTTGACTGAATTTGTTGGTTGTGACGCTGTTTTCTTGGATACCACGTATTGTGATCCGAAGTTCCTGTTTCCATCCCAAGAAGAGTCGATTGAGTATATAGTTAGCATGATAGAGAGATTTGGGGTCGAAAATGAGGGTTCTGTGAAGtctgttttgtttcttgttgcTACTTATGTTATTGGAAAGGAGCGGATTTTGCTTGAAATTGCACGTAGGTGTAAGCGGAAGATACTTGTGGATAGTAGGAAACTAGCTATTTTGCGTGTTTTGGGGTTGAGAAAAGATGATGCATTTACCGAGGAAGAATCAGAAAGTGATGTACATGTTGTGGGGTGGAATGTGTTGGGTGAGACTTGGCCTTATTTTCGGCCTAATTTTGTGAAGGTGAAGGAGATTATGAATGAGAGAGGGTACTCTAAAGTTGTGGGTTTTGTTCCGACGGGGTGGACCTATGAAGTAAAGCGCAACAAGTTTGCAGTAAGGACTAAGGATGAATTTGAGATACATCTCGTACCTTATAGTGAGCATTCAAATTATGACGAGCTCAGAGAATATGTGAGGTTTTTGAAACCAAAACGTGTTATTCCAACAGTAGGCGCGGATGTTGAGAAACTTGACAGCAAACATGCTGATTCTATGCGGAAACATTTTGCTGGGCTGGTTGATGAAATGGCCATCAAACAAGAATTCTTGATGGGTTTTCATCGTTGTACTCAGGGGACAGATGGCATGGTTGAGAAGGATAGCACCATTGGCCAGAACAAAATGGACCAGTTCAAAGAGGTCCAATCACCTCAATTTAAGCCCCAGGATGAAAATGATCAGAGAATTGTTTTAGATTCCTTGCCTTTTGGTCGGGAACCTGTTGCACAGGATATAGCTCTGTTAAGTGACAGTGAAAAAGAGGAACTCATTCAACAACTTCGTGACTGTTTGCCTACTTGGGTCACTGAACTTCAGATGATTGATCTGCTTAGTAGCTCTGGTGGAAATATTGTTGATGCAGTTTCTAATTTCTATGAACGGGAACTTGAGTTTCACAACCAGATCATTCCTTGTGCCTCAGCTGATTGTACGTTGCAGACTAGCCCACTTAATAAATCTGTATCACCTGCTAAACCATGTTTTGTTAACAACCCTCTTGGAAATGTGGTTGCTTCactggataaaaaattaaaatcaccCAGCACAAGGAATTTAACAAAGAGCAGTAATTCTACTGGAAAGAAGCGGAGAAATGTGGATAATAAGCCTAACAAGAAAGCAAGAAGCAATTCAAGTTTGGAATCTACTACTCAAAAGCAATCCACTATTACCAGTTTCTTTACTAAACGTGGACCTTGTGTTTCTCAATGTTCTGGGGTTGAAACTTTGTTGGAGGAAAGCCCAAATGACAAAAATATGATGCCAAGTGATCCTATTAAGTCCTACAAAGAGGAGTTAGACCAGTTTATTCAGATTATACATGGGAGTGAATCATTAAGAAGTTACGCTGCAGATATACTCGAGGAGACAAAGGGGGACATAAATATGGCACTGGACAAGTACTACAGTAATCCTCCTGAGCCTTACCTTTGCGAGAATGAAAATAGGTTGGTTGACGTTGGAAGATCGGTAAGGGATGGACCCAGTCATTCAAATTGCTCTTCTCACATGGAAAAAGTGCCATCAGATTCAGAGGCATTGGAAAACATGGAAAATTTGTCTGTGCCAATTCTGTCACCCGAGAATGCTGCAACGACTCCTGTATCGCTACCAGCAGAACAATATTCTCCTGTAGAGCATG CATGCTGGAGGCATGGAAAGCCTGCGCCTTATATACATCTTGCGCGGACTTTTGACCTAGTTGAGGGCGAAAAGGGAAAGATAAAGGCTACATCAATGTTATGCAATATGTTCAGAAG CTTATTGGCCTTGTCTCCAGAAGATGTGCTCCCTGCTGTATACTTGTGTACAAATAAGATTGCTCCTGACCATGAAAATAAG GAACTAAATATCGGTGGAAGTATTGTTGTAGCAGCACTGGAAGAGGCCTGTGGGACCAAGAGATCTAAAATTAAGGAACTATATGACAGCTTAGGCGATCTTG GTGATGTTGCTCAACTCTGCCGACAAACACAGTCACTTCTGGCCCCTCCTCCACCTCTCTCAATCCAAGGTGTATTTTCTGTGCTCTGGAAGATAAG TGAACAAACAGGTAGTCGGAGTACTGCTCGAAAGAAAAGCCTTATTGTAAGTCTCATGCGTTCTTGTAGAGAGAAGGAGATGAAGTTTCTTGTCAGAACTTTG GTCAGGAATCTACGGATTGGGGCAATGATGAGAACTGTTTTGCCTGCGTTAGCCCAAGCTGTTGTCATGAATGCTTCTCTTCATGAGAGAACAGTTGAAAATTTAAAGGAGCAACTTCAG TGCCTTTCAGCGGCCATGATTGAATCATATAACATACTTCCAAATTTG GATCTACTTGTCCCTTGTCTCTTGGAGAAAGGCATTGCATTTTCTTCTGTAACTCTTAGAATGGTTCCAGGCATACCGATCAAGCCCATGCTTGCCAA AATTACCAATGGAATTCCACAAGTGTTGAAGAACTTTCAGAATAAAGCATTTACATGTGAATATAA ataTGATGGCCAGCGTGCCCAAATTCACAGATTGGCTGATGGATCTGTGCGTGTCTTTTCACGAAACGGGGATGAAACAACAGCGAGGTTTCCCGATTTAGTCAACATAATCCAGGAATCATGTGGTCCTGCTGCTGCAACTTTCATAGTGGATGCAGAG GTAGTCGCTGTTGATAGGAAGAATGGCCACAAGATTTTATCCTTCCAAGAACTATCTTCCCGTGAGAGAGGCAGTAAAGATTCCTTGATTACAGTGGACAGCATAAAG GTGGACATTTGTGTGCTTGTCTTTGATATCATGTTTGCTAATGGAGAGCA GTTGTTGAGTTTCCCTCTTCGCCAAAGACGAAAAT ATTTTAAAGATCTGTTTGGTAGCGAGAAGTTGGGTTATTTTGAATATGCAAAGGAAACAACG ATAGAAGCGGATGATGCCAGTTTGAGCAGTGAATCCACACAAATGAAGATGAAGTCTTTTCTGGATGATGCACTGAGCTCCTCGTGTGAAGGGATAATGGTCAAGTCTCTGGATGTTGACGCCGGATATTCTCCATCAAAGCGTTCTGATTCTTGGTTAAAG GTCAAGCGTGATTATGTAGAAGGACTTGGCGATTCCCTTGATTTAGTACCAATTGGTGCTTGGCATGGGAATGGAAGAAAAGCAGGATG GTATAGTCCTTTCCTCGTGGCTTGCTATGAGCCTGATACTCAGGAATTTCAAAGCGTTTGTCGTGTCATGTCTGGCTTCTCAGATTCTTTCTATGTAGAG ATGAAAGAGTTTTTCTCTGGGGACAAAATGTTATCCAGAAAGCCTCTATACTATCAAACTGCGGAAGTGCCTGATATGTGGTTTTCTCCGGAGCTTGTGTGGGAGATTAGAGGCGCAGACTTCACGGTATCGCCAGTTCACAAGGCTGCCATCGGCTTAGTTCATCCTTCCCGTGGCATCTCCATCAGATTTCCTAGATTCGTGCGTTCTGTATCGGATAGAAAGCCGGAGGAATGTAGCACATCAACAGATATAGCTGATATGTTCCATTCTCAGACACGAAAGATGGATGTGAGCACTGAAGGCTAA
- the LOC131298053 gene encoding DNA ligase 6 isoform X2 has protein sequence MTSSLSSAIRQQQQPSMSTSQTVTLDSSTLFLTSHTTLSLQSPPLSFSLLSTHSPLPPLPSDFPQSKLIPRTRFIVDGFRSSGDHSVSYFLSHFHSDHYAGLNANWSKGIIFCSHTTARLLIEVLKISSLFVVPLSLSEPVLIDGCEASLIDANHCPGAVQFLFRIPGSGGGKSETYVHTGDFRYCDSMKLELGLTEFVGCDAVFLDTTYCDPKFLFPSQEESIEYIVSMIERFGVENEGSVKSVLFLVATYVIGKERILLEIARRCKRKILVDSRKLAILRVLGLRKDDAFTEEESESDVHVVGWNVLGETWPYFRPNFVKVKEIMNERGYSKVVGFVPTGWTYEVKRNKFAVRTKDEFEIHLVPYSEHSNYDELREYVRFLKPKRVIPTVGADVEKLDSKHADSMRKHFAGLVDEMAIKQEFLMGFHRCTQGTDGMVEKDSTIGQNKMDQFKEVQSPQFKPQDENDQRIVLDSLPFGREPVAQDIALLSDSEKEELIQQLRDCLPTWVTELQMIDLLSSSGGNIVDAVSNFYERELEFHNQIIPCASADCTLQTSPLNKSVSPAKPCFVNNPLGNVVASLDKKLKSPSTRNLTKSSNSTGKKRRNVDNKPNKKARSNSSLESTTQKQSTITSFFTKRGPCVSQCSGVETLLEESPNDKNMMPSDPIKSYKEELDQFIQIIHGSESLRSYAADILEETKGDINMALDKYYSNPPEPYLCENENRLVDVGRSVRDGPSHSNCSSHMEKVPSDSEALENMENLSVPILSPENAATTPVSLPAEQYSPVEHACWRHGKPAPYIHLARTFDLVEGEKGKIKATSMLCNMFRSLLALSPEDVLPAVYLCTNKIAPDHENKELNIGGSIVVAALEEACGTKRSKIKELYDSLGDLGDVAQLCRQTQSLLAPPPPLSIQGVFSVLWKISEQTGSRSTARKKSLIVSLMRSCREKEMKFLVRTLVRNLRIGAMMRTVLPALAQAVVMNASLHERTVENLKEQLQCLSAAMIESYNILPNLDLLVPCLLEKGIAFSSVTLRMVPGIPIKPMLAKITNGIPQVLKNFQNKAFTCEYKYDGQRAQIHRLADGSVRVFSRNGDETTARFPDLVNIIQESCGPAAATFIVDAEVDICVLVFDIMFANGEQLLSFPLRQRRKYFKDLFGSEKLGYFEYAKETTIEADDASLSSESTQMKMKSFLDDALSSSCEGIMVKSLDVDAGYSPSKRSDSWLKVKRDYVEGLGDSLDLVPIGAWHGNGRKAGWYSPFLVACYEPDTQEFQSVCRVMSGFSDSFYVEMKEFFSGDKMLSRKPLYYQTAEVPDMWFSPELVWEIRGADFTVSPVHKAAIGLVHPSRGISIRFPRFVRSVSDRKPEECSTSTDIADMFHSQTRKMDVSTEG, from the exons ATGACCTCATCACTTTCCTCCGCCATCCGTCAACAACAACAGCCATCCATGTCCACCTCCCAAACCGTAACCCTAGACTCCTCCACCCTCTTCCTCACCTCTCACACTACTCTCTCCCTACAATCCCCAcccctctccttctctctcctctccacgCACTCCCCTCTCCCCCCCCTCCCGTCCGACTTCCCCCAATCAAAGCTCATCCCCAGAACCCGGTTCATCGTCGACGGCTTCCGCTCCTCCGGCGACCACTCCGTCTCGTACTTCCTCTCCCACTTCCACTCCGACCACTACGCCGGCCTCAACGCTAACTGGTCCAAAGGCATCATCTTTTGCTCCCACACCACCGCCCGCCTCCTCATCGAGGTACTCAAAATATCATCTTTGTTTGTGGTTCCATTGTCTTTGTCTGAGCCTGTTTTGATTGATGGGTGTGAGGCGTCGTTGATCGATGCCAATCACTGTCCCGGCGCGGTTCAGTTTCTGTTCCGAATCCccggtagtggtggtggcaaGAGTGAGACGTATGTGCATACGGGTGATTTTCGTTATTGTGATTCGATGAAGTTAGAGCTCGGTTTGACTGAATTTGTTGGTTGTGACGCTGTTTTCTTGGATACCACGTATTGTGATCCGAAGTTCCTGTTTCCATCCCAAGAAGAGTCGATTGAGTATATAGTTAGCATGATAGAGAGATTTGGGGTCGAAAATGAGGGTTCTGTGAAGtctgttttgtttcttgttgcTACTTATGTTATTGGAAAGGAGCGGATTTTGCTTGAAATTGCACGTAGGTGTAAGCGGAAGATACTTGTGGATAGTAGGAAACTAGCTATTTTGCGTGTTTTGGGGTTGAGAAAAGATGATGCATTTACCGAGGAAGAATCAGAAAGTGATGTACATGTTGTGGGGTGGAATGTGTTGGGTGAGACTTGGCCTTATTTTCGGCCTAATTTTGTGAAGGTGAAGGAGATTATGAATGAGAGAGGGTACTCTAAAGTTGTGGGTTTTGTTCCGACGGGGTGGACCTATGAAGTAAAGCGCAACAAGTTTGCAGTAAGGACTAAGGATGAATTTGAGATACATCTCGTACCTTATAGTGAGCATTCAAATTATGACGAGCTCAGAGAATATGTGAGGTTTTTGAAACCAAAACGTGTTATTCCAACAGTAGGCGCGGATGTTGAGAAACTTGACAGCAAACATGCTGATTCTATGCGGAAACATTTTGCTGGGCTGGTTGATGAAATGGCCATCAAACAAGAATTCTTGATGGGTTTTCATCGTTGTACTCAGGGGACAGATGGCATGGTTGAGAAGGATAGCACCATTGGCCAGAACAAAATGGACCAGTTCAAAGAGGTCCAATCACCTCAATTTAAGCCCCAGGATGAAAATGATCAGAGAATTGTTTTAGATTCCTTGCCTTTTGGTCGGGAACCTGTTGCACAGGATATAGCTCTGTTAAGTGACAGTGAAAAAGAGGAACTCATTCAACAACTTCGTGACTGTTTGCCTACTTGGGTCACTGAACTTCAGATGATTGATCTGCTTAGTAGCTCTGGTGGAAATATTGTTGATGCAGTTTCTAATTTCTATGAACGGGAACTTGAGTTTCACAACCAGATCATTCCTTGTGCCTCAGCTGATTGTACGTTGCAGACTAGCCCACTTAATAAATCTGTATCACCTGCTAAACCATGTTTTGTTAACAACCCTCTTGGAAATGTGGTTGCTTCactggataaaaaattaaaatcaccCAGCACAAGGAATTTAACAAAGAGCAGTAATTCTACTGGAAAGAAGCGGAGAAATGTGGATAATAAGCCTAACAAGAAAGCAAGAAGCAATTCAAGTTTGGAATCTACTACTCAAAAGCAATCCACTATTACCAGTTTCTTTACTAAACGTGGACCTTGTGTTTCTCAATGTTCTGGGGTTGAAACTTTGTTGGAGGAAAGCCCAAATGACAAAAATATGATGCCAAGTGATCCTATTAAGTCCTACAAAGAGGAGTTAGACCAGTTTATTCAGATTATACATGGGAGTGAATCATTAAGAAGTTACGCTGCAGATATACTCGAGGAGACAAAGGGGGACATAAATATGGCACTGGACAAGTACTACAGTAATCCTCCTGAGCCTTACCTTTGCGAGAATGAAAATAGGTTGGTTGACGTTGGAAGATCGGTAAGGGATGGACCCAGTCATTCAAATTGCTCTTCTCACATGGAAAAAGTGCCATCAGATTCAGAGGCATTGGAAAACATGGAAAATTTGTCTGTGCCAATTCTGTCACCCGAGAATGCTGCAACGACTCCTGTATCGCTACCAGCAGAACAATATTCTCCTGTAGAGCATG CATGCTGGAGGCATGGAAAGCCTGCGCCTTATATACATCTTGCGCGGACTTTTGACCTAGTTGAGGGCGAAAAGGGAAAGATAAAGGCTACATCAATGTTATGCAATATGTTCAGAAG CTTATTGGCCTTGTCTCCAGAAGATGTGCTCCCTGCTGTATACTTGTGTACAAATAAGATTGCTCCTGACCATGAAAATAAG GAACTAAATATCGGTGGAAGTATTGTTGTAGCAGCACTGGAAGAGGCCTGTGGGACCAAGAGATCTAAAATTAAGGAACTATATGACAGCTTAGGCGATCTTG GTGATGTTGCTCAACTCTGCCGACAAACACAGTCACTTCTGGCCCCTCCTCCACCTCTCTCAATCCAAGGTGTATTTTCTGTGCTCTGGAAGATAAG TGAACAAACAGGTAGTCGGAGTACTGCTCGAAAGAAAAGCCTTATTGTAAGTCTCATGCGTTCTTGTAGAGAGAAGGAGATGAAGTTTCTTGTCAGAACTTTG GTCAGGAATCTACGGATTGGGGCAATGATGAGAACTGTTTTGCCTGCGTTAGCCCAAGCTGTTGTCATGAATGCTTCTCTTCATGAGAGAACAGTTGAAAATTTAAAGGAGCAACTTCAG TGCCTTTCAGCGGCCATGATTGAATCATATAACATACTTCCAAATTTG GATCTACTTGTCCCTTGTCTCTTGGAGAAAGGCATTGCATTTTCTTCTGTAACTCTTAGAATGGTTCCAGGCATACCGATCAAGCCCATGCTTGCCAA AATTACCAATGGAATTCCACAAGTGTTGAAGAACTTTCAGAATAAAGCATTTACATGTGAATATAA ataTGATGGCCAGCGTGCCCAAATTCACAGATTGGCTGATGGATCTGTGCGTGTCTTTTCACGAAACGGGGATGAAACAACAGCGAGGTTTCCCGATTTAGTCAACATAATCCAGGAATCATGTGGTCCTGCTGCTGCAACTTTCATAGTGGATGCAGAG GTGGACATTTGTGTGCTTGTCTTTGATATCATGTTTGCTAATGGAGAGCA GTTGTTGAGTTTCCCTCTTCGCCAAAGACGAAAAT ATTTTAAAGATCTGTTTGGTAGCGAGAAGTTGGGTTATTTTGAATATGCAAAGGAAACAACG ATAGAAGCGGATGATGCCAGTTTGAGCAGTGAATCCACACAAATGAAGATGAAGTCTTTTCTGGATGATGCACTGAGCTCCTCGTGTGAAGGGATAATGGTCAAGTCTCTGGATGTTGACGCCGGATATTCTCCATCAAAGCGTTCTGATTCTTGGTTAAAG GTCAAGCGTGATTATGTAGAAGGACTTGGCGATTCCCTTGATTTAGTACCAATTGGTGCTTGGCATGGGAATGGAAGAAAAGCAGGATG GTATAGTCCTTTCCTCGTGGCTTGCTATGAGCCTGATACTCAGGAATTTCAAAGCGTTTGTCGTGTCATGTCTGGCTTCTCAGATTCTTTCTATGTAGAG ATGAAAGAGTTTTTCTCTGGGGACAAAATGTTATCCAGAAAGCCTCTATACTATCAAACTGCGGAAGTGCCTGATATGTGGTTTTCTCCGGAGCTTGTGTGGGAGATTAGAGGCGCAGACTTCACGGTATCGCCAGTTCACAAGGCTGCCATCGGCTTAGTTCATCCTTCCCGTGGCATCTCCATCAGATTTCCTAGATTCGTGCGTTCTGTATCGGATAGAAAGCCGGAGGAATGTAGCACATCAACAGATATAGCTGATATGTTCCATTCTCAGACACGAAAGATGGATGTGAGCACTGAAGGCTAA